A region from the Fusarium musae strain F31 chromosome 1, whole genome shotgun sequence genome encodes:
- a CDS encoding hypothetical protein (EggNog:ENOG41~antiSMASH:Cluster_1.2), with amino-acid sequence MSARARERIWENPPFGTIFSSLMGAMSLGSYTFLFASRETNSTQISSGAIQLASSISASALLLTFVLRDELSRFWALCLFEMCVGLYYPSMAFLKGRLVQEERRGRVYGLMRVPLNTFTALCLTTINEGMMDTSISSLPLKA; translated from the coding sequence ATGTCAGCGCGTGCCCGTGAGAGAATCTGGGAAAATCCTCCTTTCGGTACCATATTTTCGAGTCTTATGGGCGCAATGTCTCTGGGCTCTTACACATTCCTTTTTGCCTCACGCGAGACAAATTCGACACAGATCTCATCAGGAGCGATTCAGCTTGCGTCATCCATCTCGGCCTCAGCTCTTTTGCTGACATTCGTACTGCGAGACGAGTTGAGTCGCTTCTGGGCGCTTTGCCTCTTCGAGATGTGTGTCGGACTGTACTATCCGAGTATGGCCTTCCTGAAGGGCCGGCTGGTTCAAGAGGAGCGAAGAGGCCGAGTGTACGGACTGATGAGGGTTCCGCTCAATACATTCACCGCGCTATGTCTGACGACTATTAATGAAGGTATGATGGACACCTCCATCTCAAGCTTACCTTTGAAGGCCTAG
- a CDS encoding NRPS protein (EggNog:ENOG41~antiSMASH:Cluster_1.2~SMCOG1002:AMP-dependent synthetase and ligase) → MKLYHHVEKHEDFFLPYQDGLTLKPVEALVKHEKDMGFSDVETVLPATEVQKDILKEDVQWAEAVLFSGKTSALSSEKIFDAWRSLAYHHICLRSCITDGPTPKVVVQRCIEPVQWRRPEKGFEKHHRGSAFLTVEANNRSNEINLVLHFHRALIDTTSLHTLRLDCLLQIHGIPGIESTGFTAYTRYLAQQRKDTDSSKTFWSKTFSDIAPQSIFGLEPDALDGFNQDRHGVSAVIQGAELAALNSLEKSHEDSKAWRQTFLEAIWAHVLSAHSDSEEVLFGTVRRDANFVGSDTCVGCLDQTYPIRLRVPTGEDAAFSDLSDSLDKYHTDAGRHAFIGYTGIEEQAPDGMLIETAVSYSQTTNTPCIAPSLRKFPVVLCINDASVLQLAVKCTTKIPLEKVELVFRHFVSAIFSAAQGLSAVDKYPLSDIQLVSEAEKRLILSRSVSTRSVQPTTIPALFEKIAARYPQRVAVDFQGDATLTFAQLNGLSNQLARRLKLQKGAIYPILADRSLDLVVAILAVLKAGSAYTVLDPEFSVNRLEQVVSDCNAAAVLSTRRYMNMLPNTVEIGQDYTRLIIDAAESLRNADGIGVDVKPQDRCYIIYTSGSTGKPKGAVLTHEAATSGMQHHSLNGLNRWLLFYNPSFSAAQRTILSTLVNGGTLVLAPKEALTRDLAGVINRLSVDALGITPSALSLLSPKDVPNLRSITLVGEQTPQELVNTWSSVRGLTLRNTYGLSECTQLNFGRPLTTVDGHAPDPRILDPPIDTTSVFVLRHGSTELSPLLVFGELCLAGPQLAQGYINEPGLTEKAFSANPFGPGKLYRTGDKARWLPNGQIEIEGRIDMQVKINGQKVEPAEVDRLLASLEAIKGAVTFSVKMEDRAVLATGVVLDDGYSFRDAVNVARNHLRANLPVFMTPTLWIPIESVPRNGNGKLNYHLLRSKAKELGFAGFAKLMKLGNEEETEEVLTDVEEKIASVWADSLKIDGSVIRRSHSFTDLGGTSIEAIRVVSELREHGLTTELGDLLTYIPLKEVASRAQTLAVEDQQDPTPFSLLQDEKLLSELQANGDISDAYPVTPFQESMLVSVNSPSDPYTYSRTWDVSQLDLVRLRDSFEQVFKSRDILRTVFVPYKQSFVQTVRSNVELPWLESQQTLEAFQHSGSVHHWDTEKPLWKATLTSDQALVVTMHHSLFDFWSHGFLYDDVAAVYTGNPVPHRPNMNRFIRYLQQEPSASGTLFWSEYLQGAEVLKLNSNQLYKTSKLEFDLGYSLTSRARSVGLTLGAVVYSAWAVVLSRQIGTNDITFATTVSGREAPVVGINDLDGPTMSTVPQRIKLGTDSTLRDVAQKTVVSFSQLLKYSQVGIAAALKAGGIGAQDIDTLVNILIDANKTERSRKSHDVFKMRGPRPQWESGHGMTILEVQESQGQSESTILRLSSNVDPRRLGFIKDSLVEVLHLFCVKPDSILSSTNIMGAAEHDLVFNQLSNRATLRVPEPELLYSAFKRIAQEAPDAIAINFNNEESISYGVLDKLANRFAHTLIDAGVQTGDLVPIMLDKSVDMMVVILGTMIAGAAYVPLSPDNPTDRNSYIVSDTSAKLIVVHPSYVEFGDHVNKSLGVETLVMKGYRDLSPTKSRSEDADSCPIVNHSPDNLAYLIYTSGSTGLPKGVKVLHRTAAAAVTSMIQVEGRNQGVWRTLQFANYVFDASVQDFFNTLSSGGTLCMAPTDALLSDIAGCINRMDVRQAIITPTVAKLLNPADVPRFETLIVGGEPLTSDVIKTWVPHCKILNVYGPTETSMVVTTKRTESFSENHVVGNIGAPFDTVMAFILDPNGETLQPYGAVGELCIAGPQVTDGYINRPDLTTAAYVDCPQLGVRIYRTGDLARWLPDGEIECLGRKDNQVKIHGHRIELGEVENAIRNSGLVKDTIAVAAKVHDKIHLVAFCTFDDRATGADGTDILDPSAMRDTFTSLHEKLGSLATYMIPKFVIPMADFPKLPSRKIDRKALKKMLDDLDRDFLAQCVLESPSQGHAIVPVETPSEVTLESVWADIFGLSTDQIGREANFLALGGDSISAISLTGHLCKLGYHLTVLDILRSPKLKDMASAMRKLETETEGKKRVFNVPENVKEAVENSGLTWDDDVEYAYPCPPGQEEFLKQGARDSQMWVLQTVRRMTGVIDPDAWIKTTTQLTKANDILRTTWLEASPGNWVGVVLRDAQLNITTVALDSDEEMSEFLEDFWRTRFEFGRPFIKYAIITHGDSSWDLVIKMDHAVYDGTLLRVFDQHFENILQGKSLPPRVEFRDFAQHVFEQDRSKALEYWKDRFTHAGQSSLVLKGQDLSGVSEPRVTASFKMKMDTRGIDQVARNYGVTPSIIFQAAFTLWLARATQSDHVRYDYLLSGRNVALPDPQSINGTLANFLPIWTSTSSTEKVSDLLTRLQDDFWAVTENGLVGLDDIYQTLDISRTAHGNKVLFLSQPFDPVPLDDATTRNRWLVMAKSKVRMYQPYALVVEVSKSFGDSSILKVMYDEKVFDHGMAEASGSEITGLVLAMMKDQKKIMTVEEV, encoded by the exons atgaagctcTACCACCACGTTGAAAAGCATGAGGATTTCTTCCTCCCCTACCAAGATGGCCTCACCCTCAAGCCTGTCGAAGCTCTCGTGAAACACGAGAAAGACATGGGCTTTTCTGATGTCGAGACTGTCCTTCCTGCGACTGAAGTCCAGAAGGATATTCTCAAGGAGGATGTTCAATGGGCTGAAGCGGTGCTCTTCTCTGGAAAGACATCTGCTTTGAGCTCTGAGAAGATCTTTGATGCATGGAGATCTTTGGCATATCACC ATATTTGCCTTCGATCTTGCATTACTGATGGACCAACGCCTAAAGTCGTGGTCCAGCGATGTATTGAGCCCGTTCAGTGGCGCCGTCCTGAAAAAGGCTTTGAAAAGCATCACCGAGGCTCAGCATTCCTGACTGTCGAGGCCAACAACCGTTCTAACGAGATTAATCTTGTTCTTCACTTTCATCGAGCTCTGATCGATACAACCTCACTACATACCCTCAGACTCGACTGCCTCCTTCAAATTCACGGCATTCCGGGTATTGAAAGTACTGGATTTACCGCATACACACGATACCTCGCGCAGCAGCGCAAGGACACCGACTCGTCCAAAACCTTCTGGTCCAAGACTTTCTCAGACATTGCTCCCCAGTCTATCTTTGGTCTTGAACCTGACGCTCTGGATGGTTTTAATCAGGATAGACATGGTGTTAGTGCTGTTATTCAGGGCGCGGAGCTAGCAGCGCTGAATAGCCTTGAGAAATCTCATGAGGACTCGAAGGCATGGCGCCAGACGTTCCTTGAAGCAATCTGGGCCCATGTCCTGAGCGCTCACTCTGACTCTGAAGAGGTTCTTTTCGGAACTGTTCGTCGAGATGCAAACTTTGTGGGATCGGACACTTGCGTCGGATGCCTCGATCAAACATATCCCATCCGACTGCGCGTTCCTACCGGCGAAGATGCAGCCTTCTCTGACCTTTCAGACTCCCTGGACAAGTATCACACGGACGCCGGTCGTCACGCATTCATCGGCTACACTGGGATCGAAGAGCAGGCCCCAGATGGCATGCTCATCGAAACAGCCGTCAGTTACAGCCAAACCACCAACACACCTTGCATCGCGCCAAGTTTGCGAAAGTTCCCCGTCGTGTTGTGCATCAACGACGCCAGCGTGCTGCAACTCGCTGTCAAATGCACAACCAAGATCCCACTGGAGAAGGTTGAGCTGGTCTTCAGGCACTTCGTCTCAGCAATCTTCAGTGCTGCCCAGGGCTTGAGCGCAGTGGACAAGTACCCACTATCTGACATCCAGCTCGTTTCGGAAGCTGAAAAGCGTCTCATACTATCTCGTTCAGTGAGTACCCGCAGTGTTCAGCCTACGACTATTCCTGCTTTGTTTGAGAAGATTGCGGCTCGATACCCTCAACGAGTCGCAGTTGACTTCCAAGGCGACGCTACCCTTACCTTCGCCCAGCTCAATGGCCTTTCCAACCAACTCGCGAGGAGACTGAAGCTTCAGAAAGGTGCTATCTATCCTATCTTGGCTGACAGATCTCTGGATCTGGTCGTGGCTATCCTGGCGGTCCTCAAGGCTGGGTCAGCGTATACTGTTCTTGACCCAGAGTTCTCGGTCAATCGCCTCGAGCAAGTCGTCAGCGATTGCAATGCAGCAGCGGTCCTGTCTACTCGCAGATACATGAACATGCTTCCCAACACTGTCGAAATCGGGCAAGATTACACGCGACTAATCATTGATGCCGCAGAATCACTTCGCAACGCTGACGGCATCGGCGTAGACGTAAAGCCTCAGGACCGCTGCTACATCATCTACACATCCGGTAGCACGGGGAAGCCCAAGGGTGCAGTACTCACCCATGAGGCAGCCACTAGCGGTATGCAGCATCATTCCCTGAACGGCCTGAATCGATGGCTTCTCTTCTACAACCCCAGTTTCAGCGCTGCTCAACGCACTATCCTCAGCACTCTTGTGAACGGTGGAACTCTGGTACTGGCACCAAAGGAGGCACTCACTCGAGATCTAGCGGGAGTCATTAATCGGCTTTCGGTCGATGCCCTCGGAATTACTCCTTCTGCCCTCTCTCTGTTGTCGCCTAAGGATGTCCCAAATCTCAGGAGTATCACGCTTGTGGGTGAGCAGACTCCTCAAGAGCTCGTGAACACTTGGTCTTCCGTCAGGGGCCTTACTCTGAGGAACACATATGGCCTGAGCGAGTGCACACAGCTCAACTTCGGAAGACCGTTAACTACAGTTGATGGGCACGCTCCAGACCCTCGCATCCTAGACCCACCAATCGACACGACGAGCGTCTTCGTTCTTCGTCATGGTAGCACCGAGCTCTCACCACTGCTCGTGTTCGGTGAACTATGTCTGGCCGGTCCACAGCTCGCACAAGGCTACATCAACGAGCCAGGCTTGACCGAGAAAGCATTCAGCGCCAACCCGTTCGGTCCTGGAAAGCTTTATAGAACCGGTGATAAAGCTCGGTGGCTTCCTAATGGGCAGATCGAGATTGAAGGACGTATCGATATGCAAGTCAAGATCAATGGGCAAAAGGTCGAGCCTGCTGAAGTTGATCGTCTTTTGGCCTCGCTTGAAGCGATCAAGGGAGCTGTGACATTTTCtgtcaagatggaagatcGCGCAGTTCTGGCCACTGgcgttgttcttgatgatggctATTCTTTCAGAGATGCCGTCAACGTAGCGAGGAACCATCTTCGCGCCAATCTGCCAGTTTTCATGACGCCCACTCTTTGGATCCCTATTGAGTCGGTACCTAGGAATGGGAATGGGAAGCTCAACTATCACTTGCTGCGGAGTAAGGCAAAGGAGCTCGGTTTCGCTGGCTTTGCCAAGCTCATGAAGTTAGGCAACGAAGAGGAAACGGAGGAAGTTCTCActgatgttgaagaaaagATTGCATCAGTCTGGGCAGACTCTCTCAAGATTGACGGCTCTGTCATTCGTCGATCTCATTCTTTTACCGACCTCGGCGGGACTTCCATTGAGGCTATCCGTGTTGTGTCAGAGCTACGCGAACACGGTCTGACAACTGAACTCGGTGACCTACTGACCTACATCCCTCTCAAGGAGgttgcttctcgagctcagaCTCTTGCAGTGGAGGACCAGCAAGACCCGACGCCCTTCTCACTCCTTCAGGACGAGAAGCTGCTTTCAGAGTTACAGGCGAATGGTGATATCAGCGACGCTTATCCTGTGACACCCTTCCAAGAGTCCATGCTGGTGTCGGTCAACTCGCCCTCAGATCCATACACCTATTCCAGGACTTGGGATGTAAGTCAACTGGATCTCGTACGCCTGAGAGATAGTTTCGAGCAGGTGTTCAAGTCCCGCGACATCCTGAGGACCGTGTTTGTTCCATACAAACAGTCTTTTGTGCAGACCGTCAGGTCCAACGTAGAACTTCCATGGCTGGAGTCCCAGCAAACACTAGAGGCTTTCCAGCACAGTGGAAGCGTTCATCACTGGGATACGGAGAAACCTCTCTGGAAAGCGACTCTTACGTCAGATCAAGCACTAGTCGTGACCATGCACCATTCACTATTTGACTTCTGGTCTCACGGCTTTCTGTATGATGATGTCGCCGCAGTCTACACCGGCAATCCGGTTCCTCATCGCCCAAATATGAACCGGTTCATTCGATACTTGCAACAAGAGCCTTCTGCGAGTGGCACCTTGTTCTGGTCCGAGTACCTCCAAGGTGCTGAAGTGCTCAAGCTGAACAGTAACCAGCTCTACAAGACCAGTAAACTCGAGTTTGATCTCGGATATAGCCTTACTTCTCGCGCCCGAAGTGTTGGATTGACTCTCGGGGCAGTTGTATACAGCGCATGGGCCGTGGTTCTGTCTCGCCAGATCGGAACCAACGACATCACATTCGCGACCACTGTTTCAGGCAGAGAAGCTCCTGTTGTTGGTATCAATGATCTCGATGGACCTACCATGAGCACCGTTCCACAAAGAATCAAGCTCGGTACTGACTCTACCCTCCGAGACGTCGCTCAGAAGACAGTCGTGTCGTTTTCTCAGCTCCTCAAGTACTCTCAGGTCGGTATCGCTGCAGCCCTCAAAGCAGGTGGTATTGGTGCACAAGATATCGACACTCTTGTCAACATCTTGATCGATGCGAACAAGACCGAGAGATCGAGAAAGTCTCATGATGTCTTCAAGATGCGTGGCCCGCGGCCTCAATGGGAGTCTGGACATGGCATGACTATTCTGGAGGTCCAAGAGTCACAAGGACAGAGCGAGTCTACCATTCTCCGACTTTCAAGCAACGTAGATCCTCGACGCTTGGGATTCATCAAGGACTCACTAGTTGAGGTGCTACATCTTTTCTGCGTGAAGCCTGATTCTATCCTTTCGTCTACCAACATCATGGGTGCTGCTGAAcatgatcttgtcttcaACCAACTTTCCAATCGGGCGACACTTCGTgttccagagccagagcttcTGTACAGCGCATTTAAGAGAATTGCACAAGAGGCTCCAGATGCTATTGCAATTAACTTTAACAATGAGGAAAGCATCTCTTACGGAGTCCTCGATAAACTTGCGAACCGCTTTGCTCACACACTTATCGACGCTGGCGTACAAACGGGTGATCTTGTGCCCATCATGCTTGACAAGTCAGTCGACATGATGGTCGTGATTCTCGGCACAATGATTGCTGGAGCAGCGTACGTTCCTTTGAGTCCCGACAATCCCACTGACAGAAACTCCTACATCGTGTCTGACACTTCCGCAAAACTCATTGTTGTTCATCCATCGTACGTGGAGTTTGGCGATCATGTCAACAAGTCTCTTGGAGTTGAGACACTGGTGATGAAGGGCTACCGGGACTTAAGCCCGACAAAGTCGCGTAGTGAGGATGCAGACTCATGCCCTATTGTCAATCACTCCCCAGACAACCTTGCCTATCTGATCTACACTTCTGGTAGCACAGGTCTACCCAAGGGTGTCAAGGTTCTGCACAGaaccgctgctgctgccgtcACGAGCATGATTCAAGTCGAAGGCCGCAATCAAGGTGTGTGGAGGACTTTGCAGTTCGCCAACTACGTGTTCGACGCATCAGTTCAGGATTTCTTCAACACGCTCAGTAGTGGCGGCACGTTATGCATGGCCCCGACAGACGCCTTGCTTTCAGATATTGCAGGCTGTATCAACCGAATGGATGTCCGCCAGGCTATCATCACACCAACTGTTGCCAAGTTGCTCAATCCAGCGGATGTCCCACGATTTGAGACGCTCATCGTTGGAGGTGAGCCTCTGACCTCCGACGTCATCAAGACTTGGGTACCACActgcaagatcttgaacgtCTACGGACCAACTGAGACGTCCATGGTGGTAACCACTAAACGAACTGAGTCTTTCTCCGAAAATCATGTCGTTGGTAACATTGGCGCTCCGTTCGATACCGTCATGGCTTTCATCCTCGATCCAAACGGCGAGACACTGCAGCCCTACGGTGCAGTTGGAGAATTGTGCATAGCTGGACCTCAGGTGACAGATGGTTACATCAATCGACCCGACTTGACGACCGCTGCATACGTCGACTGCCCTCAGCTTGGAGTTCGGATCTACAGAACTGGTGATTTGGCACGGTGGCTACCTGATGGCGAGATCGAGTGTCTTGGCCGTAAAGACAACCAGGTCAAGATTCACGGTCATCGTATTGAACttggagaggttgagaatGCCATTCGGAACTCGGGTCTCGTGAAGGACACGATTGCTGTGGCTGCCAAGGTCCATGATAAGATCCATCTGGTTGCTTTCTGTACCTTCGATGATCGTGCCACTGGAGCAGACGGCACTGATATTCTCGACCCTTCCGCCATGAGAGATACCTTTACGAGCCTGCACGAAAAGCTCGGATCCTTGGCGACTTATATGATCCCCAAGTTCGTCATCCCTATGGCCGATTTCCCGAAGCTGCCTTCACGAAAGATTGATCGCAAGGcattgaagaagatgctAGACGATCTCGATCGAGATTTCTTGGCGCAATGCGTTCTTGAGTCTCCCAGCCAGGGCCACGCAATTGTTCCTGTAGAGACTCCATCCGAGGTCACCTTAGAGTCTGTCTGGGCGGATATCTTTGGCCTATCAACTGATCAGATCGGACGCGAGGCAAACTTCTTAGCCTTGGGCGGTGATTCAATCTCGGCAATCAGTCTCACCGGCCATCTCTGCAAACTGGGCTATCACCTCACAGTGCTTGATATCCTCCGGTCCCCTAAGCTCAAGGACATGGCTTCTGCCATGCGCAAGCTGGAAACTGAAACGGAAGGCAAGAAGAGAGTCTTCAACGTTCCCGAAAACGTCAAGGAGGCCGTTGAAAACTCTGGGCTTACATGGGATGATGACGTTGAGTATG CATACCCTTGTCCACCCGGACAGGAAGAGTTCTTGAAGCAAGGTGCTAGAGACTCTCAGATGTGGGTGCTTCAGACCGTGCGACGCATGACGGGTGTCATCGACCCTGATGCCTGGATCAAAACCACCACGCAACTCACTAAAGCCAACGACATCCTACGCACAACTTGGCTAGAGGCATCTCCCGGGAACTGGGTAGGAGTTGTCCTTCGCGATGCACAGCTCAACATAACAACTGTCGCCCTGGACTCGGATGAGGAGATGTCCGAATTTCTGGAGGACTTCTGGCGAACGCGTTTTGAGTTCGGTCGTCCCTTTATCAAATACGCCATCATCACTCATGGAGACTCATCCTGGGACTTAGTCATCAAGATGGACCACGCCGTATACGACGGAACCCTTCTGCGCGTCTTTGATCAGCACTTCGAGAACATTCTACAAGGCAAGTCTTTGCCTCCGCGGGTTGAGTTCCGTGATTTTGCCCAACATGTGTTTGAGCAAGATAGATCCAAGGCGCTCGAATACTGGAAGGACAGATTCACGCATGCTGGCCAATCATCCCTGGTTCTGAAGGGTCAAGATCTCAGTGGGGTTAGTGAACCTCGAGTCACCGCTagtttcaagatgaagatggacacACGCGGCATTGATCAAGTGGCGAGGAACTATGGTGTCACTCCGAGCATCATCTTCCAGGCTGCCTTCACGCTTTGGTTGGCTAGGGCGACACAGAGTGATCATGTTCGCTATGATTATCTCCTCAGTGGACGAAACGTGGCACTTCCTGATCCTCAATCCATCAACGGAACACTAGCCAACTTCTTGCCGATCTGGACGAGTACGAGCTCCACTGAGAAGGTCTCAGATCTTCTCACGAGGTTACAAGATGACTTTTGGGCTGTCACGGAGAATGGCTTAGTCGGACTGGACGATATCTACCAGACCCTGGATATTTCTCGCACGGCTCATGGGAACAAGGTCTTGTTTCTGTCGCAGCCGTTCGATCCTGTTCCCTTGGATGATGCAACGACCCGCAATCGATGGCTTGTCATGGCCAAGTCAAAGGTGCGGATGTATCAGCCTTATGCGCTTGTAGTAGAGGTGTCGAAGTCCTTTGGTGATAGTTCAATATTGAAGGTCATGTATGATGAGAAGGTGTTTGATCATGGGATGGCCGAAGCTTCTGGTTCTGAGATCACTGGGTTAGTATTGGCTATGATGAAGGATCAAAAGAAGATTATGACTGTTGAGGAAGTTTAG